A portion of the Streptomyces platensis genome contains these proteins:
- a CDS encoding B3/B4 domain-containing protein, with the protein MPSSSQVSDRTCALHVSDEVRALAPGFGCLAVEAHGLTNGPSDEAGAALLDDATRRLAARLDGRAPQDDPHIAAWRATYTAFGSKPSRTRNSAEALARRALADGGLPRINRLVDLYNAISVAHLIPVGGEDLDRIQGGMRLVRATGDEPFVTAAGGAEVIEYPDAGEVVWCDDEGVTCRRWNWRQGVRTRLTEDSVSALFLLERMAPMTLDELAAAGAELAEALHRACPDARIEIGEIWSL; encoded by the coding sequence ATGCCCAGCTCTTCGCAGGTCTCCGACCGCACCTGCGCCCTGCATGTCTCCGACGAGGTGCGCGCCCTGGCACCCGGCTTCGGCTGTCTTGCCGTGGAAGCCCACGGTCTGACCAACGGGCCCAGCGACGAGGCCGGTGCGGCACTCCTGGACGACGCCACCCGCCGGCTCGCCGCGCGCCTCGACGGGCGTGCCCCGCAGGACGATCCGCACATCGCCGCCTGGCGCGCCACGTACACCGCCTTCGGCAGCAAGCCGTCCCGTACCCGCAACTCCGCCGAGGCACTGGCCAGGCGGGCGCTCGCGGACGGCGGTCTGCCGCGCATCAACCGCCTCGTCGACCTCTACAACGCCATCAGCGTCGCCCACCTCATCCCCGTGGGCGGCGAGGACCTGGACCGTATCCAGGGCGGTATGCGACTCGTGCGGGCCACCGGCGACGAGCCGTTCGTGACCGCGGCCGGGGGCGCCGAGGTGATCGAGTACCCCGACGCGGGCGAGGTGGTCTGGTGCGATGACGAGGGCGTCACCTGCCGCCGCTGGAACTGGCGGCAGGGCGTGCGTACCCGTCTCACCGAGGACTCGGTCAGCGCCCTGTTCCTGCTGGAGCGGATGGCCCCCATGACGCTCGACGAGCTGGCGGCCGCGGGCGCCGAGCTGGCCGAGGCGCTGCACCGGGCCTGCCCGGATGCCCGGATCGAGATCGGCGAGATCTGGTCCTTGTGA
- a CDS encoding lysophospholipid acyltransferase family protein, translating into MAELVYPPVIGAARTLFKALDLKFDIAGTDNIPRRGGAVLVSNHIGYLDFVFAGLTARPAKRLVRFMAKESVFRHKVSGPLMRAMKHIPVDRGQGMHAYKHALTALRSGEIIGVFPEATISESFTLKNFKSGAARLAQEAGVPLLPVALWGTQRLWTKGHKRDLGRNHFPITIRVGEPMAADPAEQAEKITDRLRTRVQDLLEAAQRAYPVRPKDAEDTWWIPAHLGGTAPAAPGSLA; encoded by the coding sequence ATGGCAGAGCTCGTCTATCCGCCGGTGATCGGCGCCGCCCGCACGCTCTTCAAGGCGCTCGATCTGAAATTCGACATCGCCGGGACGGATAACATTCCGCGCCGCGGCGGGGCGGTTCTGGTGAGCAATCACATCGGGTACCTGGACTTCGTCTTCGCCGGGCTGACCGCGCGGCCGGCCAAGCGGCTGGTGCGCTTCATGGCGAAGGAGTCGGTCTTCCGGCACAAGGTGTCGGGACCGCTGATGCGCGCGATGAAGCACATCCCCGTGGACCGCGGCCAGGGGATGCACGCCTACAAGCACGCGCTGACCGCACTGCGTTCGGGCGAGATCATCGGGGTCTTCCCCGAGGCGACGATCTCCGAGAGCTTCACCCTGAAGAACTTCAAGTCGGGTGCGGCGCGGCTGGCCCAGGAGGCCGGGGTGCCGCTGCTGCCGGTGGCGCTGTGGGGCACCCAGCGGCTGTGGACCAAGGGCCACAAGCGCGATCTGGGCCGGAACCACTTCCCGATAACGATCCGGGTGGGCGAGCCGATGGCGGCCGACCCGGCCGAGCAGGCCGAGAAGATCACCGACCGGCTGCGGACCCGGGTGCAGGATCTGCTGGAGGCGGCCCAGCGCGCCTACCCCGTACGCCCGAAGGACGCCGAGGACACCTGGTGGATCCCGGCCCACCTGGGCGGCACGGCCCCCGCGGCGCCCGGCAGCCTCGCCTGA
- a CDS encoding threonine aldolase family protein produces the protein MADPRAVTGAKTDARQHHDPEIRGFASDNYAGAHPEVLAALALANGGHQVAYGEDDYTAHLQRVFRSHFGQRAEAFPVFNGTGANVVALQAVTDRWGAVIAAESAHIHVDECGAPERVGGLKLLTVPTEDGKLTPELIDRQAYGWDDEHRAMPQVVSIAQSTELGTVYTPDEIRAICEHAHERGMVVHLDGSRIANAAATLDVPMRAFTNAVGVDILSFGGTKNGAVFGEAVVVLNPDRVRAMKHLRKLSMQLASKMRFVSVQLEALLAKDLWLRNARHANTMAQRLAAGVREIGGVEILYPVQSNGVFARLPHDVSERLQKRYRFYFWDEADGVVRWMCAFDTAVEDVDGFLAALREEMGR, from the coding sequence GTGGCTGACCCCCGAGCCGTGACCGGAGCGAAGACCGACGCCCGGCAGCACCACGATCCCGAGATACGCGGCTTCGCCAGCGACAACTACGCGGGCGCGCATCCCGAGGTGCTCGCCGCGCTCGCCCTTGCCAACGGCGGCCATCAGGTCGCCTACGGCGAGGACGACTACACCGCGCACCTCCAGCGGGTGTTCCGCAGCCACTTCGGGCAGCGTGCCGAGGCGTTCCCGGTGTTCAACGGCACCGGCGCCAATGTCGTCGCCCTCCAGGCCGTGACCGACCGCTGGGGCGCGGTGATCGCCGCCGAGTCCGCGCACATCCACGTGGATGAGTGCGGTGCGCCCGAGCGCGTGGGCGGGCTCAAGCTGCTGACCGTGCCGACCGAGGACGGCAAGCTCACTCCCGAGCTGATCGACCGCCAGGCGTACGGCTGGGACGACGAGCACCGTGCCATGCCGCAGGTCGTCTCGATCGCCCAGAGCACCGAGCTCGGCACGGTCTACACGCCGGACGAGATCCGGGCGATCTGCGAACACGCCCATGAGCGCGGCATGGTGGTGCATCTGGACGGCTCGCGGATAGCCAACGCCGCGGCGACGCTCGATGTCCCGATGCGGGCCTTCACCAACGCCGTGGGCGTCGACATCCTCTCCTTCGGCGGCACGAAGAACGGTGCGGTCTTCGGTGAGGCCGTGGTCGTGCTCAACCCCGACCGGGTGCGGGCGATGAAGCATCTGCGGAAGCTGTCCATGCAGCTGGCCTCCAAGATGCGCTTCGTCTCCGTCCAGTTGGAGGCGCTGCTGGCCAAGGACCTGTGGCTGCGCAACGCCCGGCATGCCAACACCATGGCGCAGCGGCTGGCGGCCGGGGTGCGGGAGATCGGCGGGGTGGAGATCCTCTACCCCGTGCAGTCCAACGGGGTGTTCGCCCGGCTGCCGCACGATGTCAGCGAGCGGCTCCAGAAGCGCTACCGCTTCTACTTCTGGGACGAGGCGGACGGTGTCGTGCGCTGGATGTGCGCCTTCGACACCGCGGTGGAGGACGTCGACGGCTTCCTCGCCGCACTCCGCGAGGAGATGGGTCGCTAG